The Kosakonia sacchari SP1 genome includes a window with the following:
- the pyrC gene encoding dihydroorotase, whose product MTQPQVLKIRRPDDWHVHLRDGEMLKTVVPWTSETYARAIVMPNLAPPVTTVDAAIAYRQRILDAVPAGHDFTPLMTCYLTDSLNADEVERGFNEQVFTAAKLYPANATTNSSHGVTSIDAIMPVLERMEKLGMPLLVHGEVTHADIDIFDREARFIETVMEPLRQRLPGLKVVFEHITTKDAADYVREGNELLAATITPQHLMFNRNHMLVGGVRPHLYCLPILKRNIHQQALRELVASGFTRAFLGTDSAPHARHRKEASCGCAGCFNAPTALGSYATVFEEMNALQHFEAFCSVNGPRFYGLPVNETLVELVREECLVPETIALPEDSLVPFLAGETVRWRVK is encoded by the coding sequence ATGACTCAACCCCAGGTTTTGAAAATCCGCCGTCCTGACGACTGGCATGTCCATTTACGTGATGGCGAAATGCTAAAAACCGTGGTGCCATGGACCAGCGAAACTTACGCCCGCGCCATTGTCATGCCGAACCTGGCTCCCCCTGTTACCACCGTGGATGCGGCCATCGCCTACCGTCAGCGTATTCTTGATGCTGTGCCCGCCGGGCATGATTTTACGCCCTTAATGACCTGCTACCTGACCGACAGCCTGAACGCCGATGAAGTCGAACGCGGCTTTAACGAGCAGGTGTTTACGGCAGCGAAACTCTATCCGGCGAATGCCACGACCAACTCCAGCCATGGTGTTACCAGCATTGATGCGATTATGCCGGTTCTGGAACGGATGGAAAAACTGGGGATGCCGCTGCTGGTGCATGGCGAAGTGACACACGCAGATATTGATATTTTCGATCGCGAAGCACGGTTTATCGAAACGGTCATGGAACCTCTGCGCCAGCGCCTGCCGGGGTTGAAAGTGGTGTTTGAGCATATTACGACCAAAGATGCCGCAGACTATGTACGTGAAGGCAATGAGCTGCTGGCCGCGACCATCACCCCTCAACACTTGATGTTTAACCGAAACCATATGCTGGTAGGTGGTGTGCGCCCTCACCTGTATTGTCTGCCGATCCTGAAGCGTAATATTCACCAGCAGGCGCTGCGCGAACTGGTTGCCAGCGGTTTTACTCGCGCGTTTCTCGGTACGGACTCCGCGCCGCATGCGCGTCATCGTAAAGAGGCCAGTTGCGGCTGCGCCGGTTGTTTCAACGCCCCCACCGCGCTTGGCAGTTATGCAACCGTGTTTGAAGAGATGAACGCCCTCCAGCATTTTGAAGCGTTCTGTTCAGTCAACGGACCGCGATTCTATGGCTTACCGGTGAACGAAACGTTGGTTGAACTGGTGCGTGAAGAGTGCCTGGTACCAGAGACAATTGCGCTGCCGGAAGATTCGCTGGTGCCTTTCCTGGCGGGTGAAACCGTGCGCTGGCGCGTTAAATAA
- the dinI gene encoding DNA damage-inducible protein I, translating into MRIEVTIAKTTPLPPGAVDALAGELSRRLNNCYPDRENKITVRYAAANNLSVLGGAKEDKDRITEILQETWESADDWFITD; encoded by the coding sequence ATGCGCATTGAAGTGACTATCGCCAAAACCACACCCTTACCGCCTGGCGCTGTTGATGCGCTGGCGGGCGAGTTATCTCGTCGTCTGAACAATTGTTACCCCGATCGCGAAAACAAAATTACGGTTCGCTATGCCGCAGCAAATAATCTTTCGGTTTTAGGCGGTGCAAAAGAAGATAAAGATCGCATAACTGAAATTTTGCAGGAAACCTGGGAAAGCGCCGACGACTGGTTTATCACCGACTAA
- the bssS gene encoding biofilm formation regulator BssS, whose amino-acid sequence MVKNNEVIQTHPLVGWDISTVDSYDALMLRLHYQTPNRAAQEETEVGQTLWLTTDVARQFISILEAGIAKIESGDYQEDEYRRH is encoded by the coding sequence ATGGTAAAGAATAATGAAGTCATCCAGACCCATCCACTGGTCGGATGGGACATCAGCACCGTGGATAGCTACGACGCACTGATGCTCCGGTTGCATTACCAGACCCCAAACAGAGCCGCTCAGGAAGAGACCGAAGTCGGCCAGACGTTGTGGTTAACGACCGATGTTGCCCGCCAGTTTATATCGATACTCGAAGCGGGCATTGCCAAGATTGAATCGGGCGACTACCAGGAAGATGAGTATCGCAGGCATTAG
- the solA gene encoding N-methyl-L-tryptophan oxidase, translating to MKYDLIIIGSGSVGAAAGYYATLSGLNVLMTDAHLPPHQEGSHHGDTRLIRHAYGEGEKYVPLVLRAQQLWEQLAAESGEAVFDRTGVINIGPADSAFLANVAQSAAHWQLVVEKLDAPSLMARWPEIRVPDDYIGLFEADSGVLRSELAIKTWIRLAKEAGCAQLFNCPVTALHHHDDGISIDTQEGTFHGKKVLVSAGTWVQKLLPELPIQPVRKVFAWFQADGRYSTKNKFPAFTGEMPNGDQYYGFPAEENELKIGRHNGGQLISEAQQRTPFGEEPGDGSECFAFLRQFLPGIGGCLYGASCTYDNSPDEDFIIDTLPGFPDTLIVTGLSGHGFKFAPVLGEIACEFAHGKSSHFDLQPFSLSRFAG from the coding sequence ATGAAATACGATCTCATTATTATTGGCAGCGGCTCTGTCGGTGCTGCGGCAGGCTATTACGCCACACTAAGCGGGCTGAACGTGCTGATGACCGACGCTCACCTGCCGCCGCATCAGGAAGGCAGCCACCACGGTGATACGCGTTTAATCCGTCATGCTTACGGCGAAGGCGAGAAATATGTTCCGCTGGTGTTGCGCGCCCAGCAGTTGTGGGAGCAACTGGCGGCGGAAAGCGGCGAAGCGGTGTTTGACCGTACAGGCGTTATCAACATTGGTCCGGCTGATTCCGCTTTTTTGGCTAACGTCGCGCAAAGCGCAGCGCATTGGCAGTTGGTCGTCGAAAAACTCGATGCCCCGTCACTGATGGCACGCTGGCCGGAAATCCGCGTCCCCGACGATTACATCGGCCTGTTTGAAGCAGACTCCGGTGTGCTGCGTAGCGAGCTGGCGATAAAGACCTGGATCCGCCTTGCCAAAGAGGCGGGCTGCGCTCAGCTGTTCAATTGTCCGGTCACTGCGCTGCATCATCATGATGACGGCATCAGTATCGATACCCAGGAAGGGACATTCCACGGCAAAAAAGTTCTTGTCAGCGCGGGGACATGGGTGCAAAAACTGCTGCCCGAACTGCCGATACAACCGGTCCGCAAAGTTTTTGCATGGTTCCAGGCCGATGGCCGCTACAGCACCAAAAACAAATTCCCGGCATTTACCGGCGAAATGCCCAATGGCGACCAGTATTACGGTTTCCCGGCAGAAGAGAATGAATTAAAAATCGGCCGCCACAACGGTGGGCAGCTTATCAGCGAAGCGCAGCAGCGTACGCCATTTGGCGAAGAACCGGGTGATGGTTCCGAATGTTTCGCTTTTCTGCGCCAGTTCCTGCCCGGCATCGGTGGGTGTTTGTACGGTGCATCCTGCACTTACGATAACTCTCCGGATGAAGACTTTATTATTGATACGCTGCCGGGCTTCCCGGACACGCTGATTGTCACAGGCCTTAGCGGGCACGGTTTCAAATTTGCACCAGTGTTGGGTGAGATCGCCTGTGAATTTGCCCACGGCAAAAGCTCGCATTTTGATTTGCAACCTTTCTCACTGTCCCGCTTTGCCGGGTAA
- a CDS encoding DUF2770 family protein, whose product MHRLFHFLINNVREHLMIYIALWLLIALIDIIYIVWLP is encoded by the coding sequence ATGCACCGTCTGTTTCATTTCTTAATAAATAACGTGCGTGAGCATTTGATGATTTATATTGCTCTGTGGTTACTTATCGCGCTGATCGATATTATCTATATCGTATGGTTACCCTGA
- a CDS encoding cytochrome b has translation MPLRNSPERYGAVSIVLHWLVAIVVYGMFALGLWMVTLSYYDGWYHKAPELHKSIGILLMLGLVFRVVWRFFSPPPKPLASYSRLTHISAVFVHIALYLLLFGILFSGYLISTADGKPISVFGLFEIPATLADAGSQADLAGNIHLWLAWTVVVLSVLHGLAAVKHHFIDKDVTLKRMLGKSSPDSGA, from the coding sequence ATGCCATTACGCAATTCACCTGAGCGCTACGGCGCCGTTTCCATTGTGCTGCACTGGCTGGTGGCCATTGTGGTTTATGGTATGTTCGCGTTGGGTCTGTGGATGGTGACGCTGAGCTATTACGACGGTTGGTATCATAAAGCGCCTGAGCTGCATAAGAGCATCGGCATTTTGCTCATGCTGGGCCTCGTGTTCCGGGTCGTGTGGCGTTTTTTTTCCCCGCCGCCAAAGCCGCTCGCCAGCTATTCACGTCTGACGCATATCAGCGCTGTGTTTGTCCATATCGCGCTCTATCTATTGTTGTTCGGCATTCTTTTCAGCGGCTATTTGATCTCCACAGCTGACGGTAAACCCATCAGCGTTTTTGGGCTGTTCGAGATCCCCGCAACGCTTGCCGATGCCGGATCGCAAGCCGACCTTGCAGGAAATATTCACCTCTGGCTGGCATGGACAGTCGTCGTGCTGTCTGTTTTGCATGGCCTTGCCGCCGTTAAACACCATTTCATCGATAAAGACGTCACTCTCAAGCGCATGCTGGGAAAATCGTCGCCTGACTCTGGAGCATAA
- a CDS encoding YceI family protein, whose protein sequence is MKKILPGLALASLLFTTGSAIAADYKIDKEGQHAFVNFRIQHLGYSWLYGTFKDFDGTFSFDEANPASDKVNVTINTNSVDTNHAERDKHLRSAEFLNVAKFPQATFASTEVKKAGDGLDITGNLTLNGVTKPVVLAAKLMGQGNDPWGGVRAGFEASGKIKLKDFNITTDLGPASQDVELIISVEGVRQK, encoded by the coding sequence ATGAAGAAAATCCTGCCGGGACTCGCTCTCGCTTCGCTGCTGTTTACTACGGGTTCTGCTATCGCTGCGGATTACAAAATTGATAAAGAGGGTCAGCACGCCTTCGTTAATTTTCGTATCCAGCACCTCGGCTATAGCTGGCTCTATGGCACGTTTAAAGATTTCGACGGGACTTTTAGCTTTGACGAGGCCAACCCGGCCTCGGATAAAGTGAACGTCACCATTAACACTAACAGTGTCGATACCAACCACGCAGAGCGTGATAAACACTTGCGCAGCGCTGAGTTCCTGAATGTCGCCAAATTCCCGCAGGCGACCTTTGCGTCAACTGAGGTGAAAAAAGCGGGTGACGGGCTGGATATCACCGGAAACCTGACGCTGAACGGCGTCACCAAACCGGTGGTGCTGGCGGCGAAACTGATGGGTCAGGGCAACGATCCGTGGGGCGGTGTGCGCGCAGGCTTTGAAGCTTCCGGCAAAATTAAGCTGAAAGACTTTAATATCACCACCGATCTGGGCCCGGCGTCGCAGGACGTTGAACTGATTATTTCCGTGGAAGGCGTGCGCCAGAAGTAA
- the trhO gene encoding oxygen-dependent tRNA uridine(34) hydroxylase TrhO has translation MPVLHNRISNDELKARMLAETEPRVTVSFYKYFSIINPQATRDALYQAFSQLNVFGRIYLAHEGINAQISVPQSKFDAFRQALYAFDPALDGLRLNIAIDDDGKSFWVLRMKVRDRIVADGIDDESFDASDVGDYLKAAEVNAMLDDPDAVFIDMRNHYEYEVGHFAGALEIPADTFREQLPKAVEMMQEHKDKKIVMYCTGGIRCEKASAWMKHNGFNKVWHIEGGIIEYARRAREQGLPVRFIGKNFVFDERMGERISDDVIAHCHQCGTPCDSHTNCRNDGCHLLFIQCPACAEKFNGCCSELCKEESALPEEEQRKRRAGRENGNKIFNKSRGRLNTKLGIPDPE, from the coding sequence ATGCCAGTGTTACATAACCGCATCTCCAATGATGAACTGAAGGCGCGGATGCTCGCGGAAACGGAACCCCGCGTTACCGTCTCGTTCTATAAGTATTTCTCGATTATCAACCCGCAAGCCACGCGCGACGCGCTCTACCAGGCTTTTAGCCAGTTGAACGTGTTTGGCCGTATTTACCTTGCCCATGAAGGTATCAATGCGCAAATCAGCGTGCCACAAAGTAAATTCGACGCCTTTCGCCAGGCGCTTTATGCGTTCGATCCGGCGCTCGACGGCCTGCGTTTAAATATCGCGATTGATGATGACGGTAAATCCTTCTGGGTGCTGCGCATGAAAGTCCGCGACAGGATTGTTGCCGACGGTATCGACGATGAGAGTTTTGACGCCAGCGATGTGGGGGATTATCTGAAAGCGGCGGAAGTGAATGCCATGCTCGACGATCCTGATGCAGTGTTCATTGATATGCGTAATCACTACGAATATGAAGTCGGACATTTCGCCGGTGCGCTGGAGATCCCGGCGGATACGTTCCGCGAGCAGTTACCGAAAGCGGTCGAAATGATGCAGGAACATAAAGACAAGAAAATCGTTATGTACTGCACCGGCGGTATTCGCTGCGAGAAAGCAAGCGCCTGGATGAAGCATAACGGTTTCAATAAAGTGTGGCATATCGAAGGCGGTATCATTGAATATGCGCGGCGCGCGCGCGAACAGGGCTTACCGGTACGTTTTATCGGTAAAAACTTTGTGTTTGACGAGCGTATGGGCGAGCGCATTTCCGATGACGTTATTGCCCATTGCCACCAGTGCGGCACACCTTGTGATTCCCATACCAATTGTCGTAATGACGGCTGCCATTTGCTGTTTATTCAATGTCCGGCCTGTGCTGAGAAATTTAACGGTTGCTGCAGTGAGCTGTGTAAAGAAGAGAGTGCACTCCCGGAAGAAGAGCAGCGTAAACGTCGCGCCGGTCGGGAGAATGGCAACAAAATCTTTAACAAATCCCGTGGTCGTCTGAATACCAAACTGGGCATTCCGGATCCGGAATAA
- a CDS encoding Kdo(2)-lipid IV(A) acyltransferase: MTHLPKFTASLLHPRYWALWFGVGMLWLVVQLPYPVIYRIGCGIGRLAQRLMRRRARIAQRNLELCFPHMSETERQKMVAKNFESVGMGLMETGMAWFWSDRRMSRWMDVIDFEHVRSVQAQGRGILLIGVHFLTLEIGARMFGLNEPGIGVYRPNDNPVIDLLQTWGRMRSNKSMIDRKDLKGMIRALKAGDVVWYAPDHDYGPRASVFAPFFAVKDAASTSGTWMLARMSQACIVPFVPRRKPGGKGYELIILEPECSPPLDDAETTAAWMNKVVERCIMMAPEQYMWLHRRFKTRPEGVPSRY; encoded by the coding sequence ATGACGCATTTACCCAAGTTTACGGCATCGCTTCTCCACCCGCGCTACTGGGCTCTCTGGTTCGGGGTCGGCATGCTGTGGTTAGTTGTTCAACTCCCCTATCCCGTGATTTACCGCATCGGCTGCGGCATTGGTCGCCTGGCGCAGCGCCTGATGAGACGTCGTGCGCGTATTGCGCAGCGCAACCTCGAACTCTGCTTTCCGCACATGAGCGAAACAGAGCGCCAGAAAATGGTCGCGAAAAATTTTGAATCGGTTGGCATGGGTTTGATGGAAACCGGCATGGCCTGGTTCTGGTCCGATCGCCGGATGTCACGCTGGATGGACGTTATCGATTTTGAACATGTCAGAAGCGTGCAAGCGCAAGGCCGAGGAATCTTGCTGATCGGCGTACATTTTTTGACGCTGGAAATTGGTGCCCGCATGTTTGGTCTGAACGAACCGGGGATTGGAGTCTACCGCCCTAATGACAACCCGGTTATTGACCTGCTGCAAACCTGGGGTCGCATGCGTTCTAATAAAAGCATGATCGACCGTAAAGATCTCAAAGGTATGATCCGCGCCCTGAAAGCGGGTGATGTCGTCTGGTATGCGCCCGATCATGACTACGGCCCGCGCGCCAGCGTTTTCGCCCCTTTCTTTGCCGTTAAAGATGCGGCTTCCACGTCCGGAACCTGGATGCTGGCACGCATGTCTCAGGCCTGTATCGTACCTTTTGTTCCACGCCGTAAACCGGGCGGCAAAGGGTATGAACTGATTATCCTTGAGCCAGAATGTTCCCCTCCGCTCGATGACGCAGAAACCACCGCCGCATGGATGAACAAAGTGGTTGAGCGCTGCATTATGATGGCGCCAGAGCAATATATGTGGCTGCATCGCCGCTTCAAAACGCGCCCGGAAGGCGTCCCCTCTCGCTACTGA
- the mdtG gene encoding multidrug efflux MFS transporter MdtG has product MSHSDAPINWKRNLTVAWFGCFLTGAAFSLVMPFIPLYVEQLGITDPGALNMWSGLVFSITFLFSAIASPFWGGLADRKGRKIMLLRSALGMAIVMALMGIAHNVWQLLVLRALLGLLGGFIPNANALIATQMPRNKSGWALGTLSTGGVSGALLGPLAGGLLADTWGLRMVFFITASVLFICFLLTLLCIRENFTPVAKREMLHFKEVFASLKSPKLVLSLFITTMIIQVATGSIAPILTLYVRDLAGNVSNIAFISGMIASVPGVAALLSAPRLGKLGDKIGPEKILVAALIISVLLLLPMSLVQTPWQLGILRFLLGAADGALLPAVQTLLVYNSTNQIAGRIFSYNQSFRDIGNVTGPLMGAAVSASYGFRAVFCVTAGVVLFNAIYSWFSLQRPARRARTEATRSVQRQE; this is encoded by the coding sequence ATGTCTCACTCTGATGCCCCAATAAACTGGAAGCGCAATCTCACCGTGGCCTGGTTTGGCTGTTTTCTCACCGGCGCGGCGTTTAGCCTGGTAATGCCTTTTATTCCCCTCTATGTCGAGCAGCTTGGCATCACCGATCCCGGCGCGCTCAATATGTGGTCCGGTTTAGTCTTTAGCATCACCTTCCTGTTCTCTGCCATCGCGTCTCCCTTCTGGGGCGGCCTTGCCGACCGTAAAGGACGGAAAATCATGCTACTGCGTTCCGCACTCGGTATGGCGATTGTTATGGCGTTAATGGGCATTGCACACAATGTCTGGCAACTTCTGGTGCTGCGGGCGCTGCTCGGTTTACTGGGCGGTTTTATCCCCAACGCCAATGCCTTGATCGCCACGCAAATGCCACGCAACAAAAGCGGCTGGGCGCTGGGTACGCTCTCGACGGGAGGCGTCAGCGGCGCGCTGCTTGGCCCGCTGGCTGGCGGTTTGCTGGCTGATACCTGGGGCTTGCGGATGGTCTTTTTTATTACCGCGTCTGTGCTTTTTATCTGTTTTCTGCTCACACTACTTTGCATCCGCGAAAATTTCACCCCGGTAGCAAAACGCGAGATGTTGCACTTCAAAGAGGTTTTCGCCTCGCTAAAAAGCCCCAAACTGGTACTGAGCCTGTTTATCACCACCATGATCATCCAGGTGGCGACGGGTTCTATTGCGCCGATTCTGACCCTTTATGTGCGCGATCTGGCCGGTAATGTCAGTAATATTGCTTTTATCAGCGGCATGATTGCCTCCGTGCCTGGCGTCGCGGCACTGCTTAGCGCGCCCCGTCTGGGCAAATTGGGAGACAAAATCGGCCCGGAGAAAATTCTGGTCGCGGCATTGATAATCTCCGTCTTGTTACTGTTGCCAATGTCCCTGGTGCAAACTCCATGGCAACTGGGCATTTTGCGCTTCCTGCTCGGTGCTGCTGACGGAGCGCTGCTTCCTGCGGTGCAAACCTTGCTGGTCTACAACTCCACTAATCAAATTGCCGGGCGGATATTCAGTTACAACCAGTCTTTTCGCGATATTGGAAATGTTACCGGTCCGCTGATGGGTGCGGCGGTGTCGGCCAGCTATGGTTTTCGCGCGGTATTTTGCGTGACGGCGGGCGTTGTTCTGTTTAATGCCATTTATTCATGGTTCAGTTTGCAGCGCCCTGCCCGTCGCGCCAGAACCGAGGCAACCCGCAGCGTTCAACGCCAGGAGTAG
- a CDS encoding MysB family protein has translation MEYYSTLSEAIDAARELFIADNPDLDEEEISVQQFNVQKYVLQDGDIAWRAEFFADEEEPGECLPLLSGEAAQSVFDGDFDEIEISQEWQEENTLHEWDEGEFQLEPPLDTEEGQTAADEWDER, from the coding sequence CTGGAGTATTACTCAACACTGTCGGAAGCAATTGATGCCGCGCGGGAATTATTCATTGCCGATAACCCGGATCTTGATGAAGAAGAAATCAGCGTGCAGCAATTCAATGTGCAAAAGTATGTTCTTCAGGATGGCGATATCGCGTGGCGCGCTGAGTTTTTTGCGGATGAAGAAGAGCCAGGTGAGTGTCTGCCTCTTCTGAGCGGTGAAGCCGCGCAAAGTGTCTTTGACGGTGATTTCGATGAAATCGAGATAAGCCAAGAGTGGCAGGAAGAGAATACGCTGCACGAATGGGACGAAGGTGAATTCCAGCTGGAACCGCCTCTTGATACCGAAGAAGGACAGACAGCCGCTGATGAGTGGGATGAGCGCTGA
- a CDS encoding YceK/YidQ family lipoprotein codes for MAWLLSGCGSIVSRTIPGQGHGNQYYPGVKWDVRDSAWRYITVLDLPFSLVFDTLLLPLDANHGPYE; via the coding sequence ATGGCGTGGCTGCTTAGCGGTTGCGGCAGCATCGTCAGCCGGACAATCCCCGGCCAGGGACACGGTAATCAGTATTACCCTGGCGTTAAGTGGGATGTCCGCGACTCGGCGTGGCGCTACATTACCGTGCTTGATCTTCCCTTTTCACTGGTGTTTGACACACTTTTGTTACCGCTGGATGCTAATCACGGCCCTTACGAGTAA
- the mdoH gene encoding glucans biosynthesis glucosyltransferase MdoH, with amino-acid sequence MNKTTEYIDMLPLSASEKAALPTESIRSVHEALDKEHTSWTREDDTPLGSVTARLEHSWPDSLAEGQLIKDDEGRAQLQAMPKAKRSSMFPDPWRTNPIGRFWDRLRGREVAPRYLARLTKEEQAHEQKWRTVGSIRRYILLVLTLAQTVVATWYMKTILPYQGWALINPTDMAGQDLWVSFMQLLPYVLQTGILILFAVLFCWVSAGFWTALMGFLQLLIGRDKYSISASTVGDEPLNPEHRTALIMPICNEDVDRVFAGLRATWESVKATGNAAHFDVYILSDSYNPDICVAEQKAWMELIAEVQGEGQIFYRRRRRRVKRKSGNIDDFCRRWGSQYSYMVVLDADSVMSGECLTGLVRLMEANPNAGIIQSSPKASGMDTLYARCQQFATRVYGPLFTAGLHFWQLGESHYWGHNAIIRVKPFIEHCALAPLPGEGSFAGSILSHDFVEAALMRRAGWGVWIAYDLPGSYEELPPNLLDELKRDRRWCHGNLMNFRLFLVKGMHPVHRAVFLTGVMSYLSAPLWFMFLALSTALQVVHALTEPQYFLQPRQLFPVWPQWRPELAIALFASTMVLLFLPKLLSIILVWCKGPKEYGGFIRVTISLLLEVLFSVLLAPVRMLFHTVFVVSAFLGWEVVWNSPQRDDDSTPWGEAFMRHGSQLLLGLVWAVGMAWLDLRFLFWLAPIVFSLILSPFVSVISSRSTVGLRTKRWKLFLIPEEYSPPQVLVNTDKYLELNRSRSLEDGFMHAVFNPSFNAMATAMATARHRASHVLEIARDRHVEQALNETPEKLNRDRRLVLLSDPVTLARMHYRLWAAPEKYLSWASYYETLKLNPLALKAK; translated from the coding sequence ATGAATAAGACAACTGAGTATATCGACATGTTGCCGCTTTCCGCCTCGGAAAAAGCGGCGCTGCCGACAGAGAGCATTCGCAGCGTGCATGAGGCGCTGGATAAAGAGCATACGAGCTGGACGCGTGAAGATGATACGCCGCTGGGTTCTGTGACAGCACGTCTGGAACATAGCTGGCCGGATTCGCTCGCCGAAGGGCAATTGATCAAAGACGATGAAGGACGCGCGCAGCTTCAGGCGATGCCGAAAGCCAAACGCTCCTCGATGTTCCCCGATCCGTGGCGCACTAACCCGATTGGCCGTTTTTGGGATCGTCTGCGCGGGCGCGAAGTTGCGCCCCGTTACCTTGCGCGTTTGACCAAAGAGGAGCAAGCGCACGAGCAGAAATGGCGCACCGTCGGTTCTATCCGTCGTTATATCCTGCTGGTGCTGACGCTGGCGCAAACCGTCGTCGCCACCTGGTATATGAAAACCATTCTGCCTTATCAGGGCTGGGCGCTGATCAATCCAACGGATATGGCGGGCCAGGATCTGTGGGTTTCCTTTATGCAGCTCCTGCCGTATGTGCTGCAAACCGGTATCTTGATCCTGTTCGCGGTGCTGTTCTGCTGGGTTTCCGCCGGGTTCTGGACTGCGTTGATGGGCTTCCTGCAACTGTTGATTGGCCGCGATAAATACAGTATTTCGGCCTCGACAGTGGGCGATGAACCGCTAAACCCGGAGCATCGCACAGCGCTGATCATGCCTATCTGTAACGAAGACGTGGATCGCGTGTTCGCGGGCTTGCGCGCAACCTGGGAATCCGTGAAAGCAACCGGCAACGCGGCACACTTCGATGTCTACATCCTGAGCGACAGCTACAATCCGGATATCTGCGTAGCTGAGCAGAAAGCCTGGATGGAGCTTATTGCAGAAGTGCAGGGCGAAGGGCAGATTTTCTACCGTCGCCGCCGCCGTCGCGTAAAACGCAAAAGCGGTAATATCGATGACTTCTGCCGTCGCTGGGGCAGCCAGTACAGCTACATGGTGGTGCTGGATGCGGACTCCGTGATGAGCGGTGAGTGTCTGACCGGGCTGGTACGCCTGATGGAAGCGAACCCGAACGCAGGGATTATCCAGTCGTCACCGAAAGCGTCCGGGATGGATACGCTCTATGCGCGCTGTCAGCAGTTTGCGACCCGCGTTTACGGGCCGTTGTTCACCGCGGGTTTGCACTTCTGGCAACTGGGTGAATCCCACTACTGGGGCCATAACGCTATTATCCGCGTGAAACCGTTTATTGAGCACTGCGCGCTGGCGCCGCTGCCGGGTGAAGGCTCGTTTGCCGGTTCGATTCTGTCGCATGACTTTGTCGAAGCCGCGCTGATGCGCCGTGCCGGTTGGGGGGTGTGGATTGCTTACGATCTGCCTGGCTCGTATGAAGAGTTGCCGCCGAACCTGCTCGATGAGCTGAAACGCGACCGCCGCTGGTGCCATGGCAACCTGATGAACTTCCGCTTGTTCCTGGTAAAAGGTATGCACCCGGTTCACCGCGCCGTGTTCCTCACTGGCGTGATGTCCTACCTTTCTGCACCGCTGTGGTTTATGTTCCTTGCGCTTTCCACGGCTTTGCAGGTGGTGCATGCGCTGACGGAACCGCAATACTTCCTGCAGCCGCGCCAGTTGTTCCCGGTGTGGCCGCAGTGGCGTCCAGAGCTGGCTATCGCGCTTTTCGCTTCGACAATGGTACTGCTGTTCCTGCCGAAGCTGCTGAGTATCATCCTGGTATGGTGCAAAGGGCCGAAAGAGTATGGCGGTTTTATTCGTGTAACAATTTCTCTGTTGCTGGAAGTGCTGTTCTCGGTGTTGCTTGCGCCGGTGCGTATGTTGTTCCACACCGTGTTTGTGGTCAGCGCGTTCCTTGGCTGGGAAGTGGTATGGAACTCGCCGCAGCGTGACGATGACTCCACGCCGTGGGGTGAAGCTTTTATGCGCCACGGTTCTCAGCTGCTGCTGGGGCTGGTGTGGGCTGTCGGGATGGCGTGGCTTGATCTCCGCTTCCTGTTCTGGCTGGCACCGATTGTCTTCTCGCTGATCCTGTCGCCGTTTGTGTCGGTTATCTCCAGCCGGTCTACTGTCGGTCTGCGCACCAAACGCTGGAAACTGTTCCTGATCCCGGAAGAGTATTCTCCGCCGCAGGTACTGGTGAATACGGATAAATACCTGGAGCTGAACCGCTCGCGCAGCCTGGAAGATGGCTTTATGCATGCGGTGTTTAACCCGTCATTCAACGCGATGGCAACGGCGATGGCAACGGCTCGCCACCGCGCAAGTCACGTGCTGGAAATTGCCCGCGATCGTCATGTTGAGCAGGCGCTAAACGAAACACCAGAGAAGCTGAACCGCGATCGTCGCCTGGTATTGCTGAGCGACCCGGTTACGCTGGCGCGTATGCATTATCGCTTGTGGGCGGCCCCTGAGAAATATCTGTCATGGGCGAGCTACTATGAAACGCTGAAGCTTAACCCGCTGGCGTTAAAGGCAAAGTAA